The following are from one region of the Mesorhizobium sp. B4-1-4 genome:
- a CDS encoding PQQ-dependent sugar dehydrogenase, whose protein sequence is MIQFASMAAIPVGLVIASSVLAADQPVLRGAAAFGDWRADEPGVRRLIKPEDLPKPYATKSASNSASLADMPADTKPRLPPGFSAELIASGIDNPRVVRIAPNGDLFVADSEANLLRVYRLAPGSAKPAEKSIFAGKLNQPYGVAFYPPGNDPQWVYVANSDSIVRFAYRKGALKASGKPETIVDNIPSNHHWTRDIAFSPDGKTLYLSVGSGSNVAEDMSRKPDGGLDAWVKSKPLGATWGAEEGRADVRAFDPDGKNGRIVATGLRNCSGMTVQPATGALWCVVNERDALGDNVPFEYATAVRQGAFYGWPWYYIGNNEDPRHKGARPDLAGKADIPDVLMQAHSAPLNIAFYDGKDLPADTGFPKEYRGDAFVALHGSWNRGNRTGYKVVRLKFKDGKPTGEYEDFMTGFVISNGEVWGRPVGVAVASDGALIVTEDGNGTIWRVTYGGGRS, encoded by the coding sequence ATGATCCAATTTGCTTCAATGGCCGCCATCCCGGTTGGCCTTGTGATTGCCAGTTCGGTCCTGGCCGCCGACCAACCGGTCCTAAGAGGCGCGGCCGCCTTCGGCGACTGGCGCGCCGACGAACCCGGGGTGCGACGGCTGATCAAGCCGGAAGACCTGCCGAAACCCTATGCCACCAAATCGGCCTCCAACAGCGCCAGCCTTGCCGACATGCCGGCCGATACAAAGCCACGGCTGCCGCCGGGATTCTCGGCCGAACTGATCGCCTCGGGCATCGACAATCCGCGCGTCGTGCGCATCGCGCCGAATGGCGACCTGTTTGTCGCCGACAGCGAAGCCAACCTGCTTCGTGTCTACCGCCTGGCTCCAGGCAGCGCGAAACCCGCCGAGAAAAGCATCTTTGCCGGCAAACTTAACCAGCCTTATGGGGTTGCTTTCTATCCGCCGGGCAACGACCCGCAATGGGTCTATGTCGCCAACAGCGACAGCATCGTGCGCTTCGCCTACCGCAAGGGCGCGCTGAAGGCCTCCGGCAAGCCGGAGACGATCGTCGACAACATCCCCTCGAACCACCACTGGACCCGCGACATCGCCTTTTCTCCTGACGGCAAGACGCTTTATCTCTCGGTCGGCTCCGGGTCGAACGTCGCCGAGGATATGAGCAGGAAGCCGGATGGCGGCCTCGATGCGTGGGTGAAGTCGAAGCCGCTCGGCGCCACCTGGGGTGCCGAGGAAGGCCGCGCCGACGTGCGGGCCTTCGATCCGGACGGCAAGAACGGCCGTATCGTCGCCACGGGCCTGCGCAACTGTTCCGGCATGACGGTGCAGCCGGCGACCGGCGCGCTGTGGTGCGTTGTCAATGAGCGCGACGCGCTCGGCGACAATGTGCCGTTCGAATATGCAACCGCTGTCAGGCAGGGCGCCTTCTATGGCTGGCCTTGGTACTATATCGGCAACAACGAGGATCCGCGCCACAAAGGCGCGCGCCCCGATCTTGCCGGCAAGGCCGATATTCCCGACGTGCTGATGCAGGCGCATTCGGCGCCGCTCAACATCGCCTTCTACGACGGCAAGGATCTGCCCGCCGACACCGGATTTCCCAAGGAATACAGGGGCGATGCCTTCGTGGCCCTGCATGGTTCGTGGAACCGCGGCAACAGGACCGGCTACAAGGTCGTCCGGCTCAAGTTCAAGGACGGCAAGCCGACCGGCGAGTACGAGGATTTCATGACCGGTTTCGTCATCTCCAACGGCGAGGTCTGGGGCCGGCCGGTGGGCGTGGCGGTGGCGAGCGACGGCGCGCTGATCGTGACCGAGGACGGCAACGGCACGATCTGGCGCGTGACCTACGGGGGCGGTCGTTCCTGA
- the hrcA gene encoding heat-inducible transcriptional repressor HrcA, translating to MTKAIDPGSQPLALQSLDMRSRDIFRRIVDSYLRDGEPVGSRSLSRILPSSLSPATIRNVMSDLEHLGLIYAPHISAGRLPTQAGLRFFVDAFMELGDLSDEERRTIEAQVRASGSGATLEHMLTEASQMLSGMSRGAGLVLAAKNEVALKHIEFIQLEPTKALAVLVSQNGDVENRVLDLPAGITVSQLHEASNFLNAHIRGRTLAEARSEIARIKEETRAALDTLSQDLVEKGLAVWAGAESGLPARLIVRGRANLLENVTAQADIELLRHLFEDMETQDGLIQLLDLAEQGSGVRIFIGSENKLFSLSGSSLVVAPYRDKDARVVGALGVIGPTRLNYARIVPMVDYTAQLISRMLR from the coding sequence ATGACCAAGGCAATCGATCCCGGTTCGCAGCCGCTTGCGCTTCAATCGCTTGACATGCGCTCACGCGACATCTTCCGGCGCATCGTCGATTCCTATCTCAGGGACGGCGAGCCGGTGGGCTCGCGCAGCCTGTCGCGCATCCTGCCCTCCTCGCTGTCGCCGGCGACCATCCGTAATGTGATGAGCGACCTCGAACATCTCGGGCTGATCTACGCGCCGCACATCTCGGCCGGCCGGCTGCCGACCCAGGCCGGCCTGCGCTTCTTCGTCGACGCCTTCATGGAGCTTGGCGACCTCTCCGACGAGGAGCGCCGCACCATCGAGGCGCAGGTGCGGGCCTCCGGCTCGGGCGCGACGCTGGAGCATATGCTGACCGAGGCCAGCCAGATGCTGTCGGGCATGTCGCGCGGTGCCGGCCTGGTGCTGGCGGCGAAGAACGAGGTGGCGCTGAAGCATATCGAGTTCATCCAGCTGGAGCCGACCAAGGCGCTTGCCGTGCTGGTGTCGCAGAATGGCGACGTCGAGAACCGCGTCCTCGATCTGCCCGCCGGCATCACCGTCTCGCAACTGCACGAGGCTTCGAATTTCCTCAACGCGCATATTCGCGGCCGCACGCTGGCCGAGGCGCGCAGCGAGATCGCACGCATCAAGGAAGAGACGAGAGCCGCACTCGACACGCTGTCGCAGGACCTCGTCGAGAAAGGGCTGGCGGTATGGGCGGGCGCGGAAAGCGGCCTGCCGGCGCGGCTCATCGTACGCGGGCGCGCCAATCTGCTCGAAAACGTCACCGCGCAGGCCGACATCGAACTGCTGCGGCATCTGTTCGAGGACATGGAGACGCAGGACGGATTGATTCAGCTGCTCGACCTTGCCGAGCAGGGATCGGGCGTACGCATCTTCATCGGCTCGGAGAACAAGCTGTTTTCGCTGTCGGGCTCATCGCTGGTGGTCGCACCCTACCGGGACAAGGATGCCCGCGTGGTCGGCGCGCTCGGCGTCATCGGCCCGACCCGGCTCAACTATGCCCGTATCGTGCCGATGGTCGACTATACGGCGCAGCTGATATCCCGCATGCTGCGGTAA
- the rph gene encoding ribonuclease PH, with protein sequence MRPSKRQFDEMRAISFERGVSKHAEGSCLVKFGDTHVLCTASLEEKVPGWMRNSGKGWVTAEYGMLPRSTGERMRREASAGKQGGRTLEIQRLIGRSLRAVVDLQALGEQQITVDCDVIQADGGTRTASITGGWVALYDCLRWMEARQMASVSKVLKDHVAAISCGIHDGQPVIDLDYLEDSSAGTDANFVMTGKGGIVEIQGTAEGEPFSEDQFAALMGLAKKGISRLVSLQQMAVA encoded by the coding sequence ATGCGCCCCTCCAAACGCCAATTCGACGAAATGCGCGCCATCTCCTTCGAGCGCGGCGTCTCCAAGCACGCCGAAGGCTCGTGCCTGGTGAAGTTCGGCGACACCCATGTCCTGTGCACGGCAAGCCTCGAGGAGAAGGTTCCCGGCTGGATGCGCAATTCCGGCAAGGGCTGGGTGACGGCCGAATATGGCATGCTGCCGCGCTCCACCGGCGAGCGCATGCGCCGCGAGGCCTCGGCCGGCAAGCAGGGTGGCCGCACGCTGGAGATCCAGCGCCTGATCGGCCGTTCATTGCGCGCAGTGGTCGATTTGCAGGCGCTGGGCGAACAGCAGATCACCGTCGACTGTGACGTCATCCAGGCCGATGGCGGCACCCGCACCGCCTCGATCACCGGCGGCTGGGTGGCGCTGTACGACTGCCTGCGCTGGATGGAAGCGCGGCAGATGGCCAGTGTCTCCAAGGTGCTGAAGGACCATGTCGCGGCGATTTCCTGCGGCATCCATGACGGCCAGCCGGTCATCGACCTCGATTATCTCGAGGATTCCTCGGCCGGCACCGACGCCAATTTCGTCATGACCGGCAAGGGCGGCATCGTCGAGATACAGGGCACCGCCGAGGGCGAGCCCTTCTCCGAGGATCAGTTCGCCGCCCTGATGGGCCTGGCCAAGAAAGGTATTTCGCGGCTGGTGAGTTTACAGCAGATGGCGGTAGCGTAG
- a CDS encoding VOC family protein, translating to MTPSAILESALYVADLTAAETFYTDILGLDLLGKVDGRHLFFRCGPGVLLIFNAEATRIPPAPDAKLKVPPHGTVGEGHLCFAATADEITRWRAHLEAKNIAIESEFEWPQGGRSIYIRDPSGNSIEFAEPRIWGL from the coding sequence GTGACACCCTCCGCGATCCTGGAATCGGCCCTCTACGTCGCCGATCTCACTGCCGCCGAAACCTTCTACACCGATATTCTCGGCCTTGACCTGCTCGGCAAGGTCGACGGCCGCCATCTCTTCTTCCGCTGCGGACCCGGCGTGCTGCTGATCTTCAACGCCGAGGCGACCAGAATCCCGCCCGCACCCGATGCCAAGCTGAAAGTGCCGCCGCACGGCACGGTCGGCGAAGGTCATCTCTGCTTCGCGGCAACCGCCGACGAGATCACCCGCTGGAGAGCGCATCTCGAGGCGAAAAACATCGCCATAGAAAGCGAATTCGAATGGCCGCAAGGTGGCCGTTCGATCTATATACGCGACCCCTCGGGCAATTCGATCGAGTTCGCCGAGCCAAGAATCTGGGGCCTTTGA
- the rdgB gene encoding RdgB/HAM1 family non-canonical purine NTP pyrophosphatase has translation MHSPTVHTLDGKKIVVASHNAGKLREFADLMGPFGFEAKSAKDYGLPEPDETGTTFEENAYIKALAAAKATGLPALSDDSGLCVDALDGAPGVYTANWAETPEGTRDFAMAMQRTEVALQEVGAAEPSRRTGRFVAVICLAFPDGEAEYYRGEVEGTLVWPPRGGLGFGYDPVFLPDGFEKTFGEMSAEEKHGWKPGQATALSHRARAFQKFARARLGAQ, from the coding sequence ATGCATTCGCCGACCGTTCATACGCTTGATGGGAAGAAGATCGTCGTCGCCAGCCACAATGCCGGCAAGCTGCGCGAATTCGCCGACCTGATGGGGCCGTTCGGCTTCGAAGCGAAATCGGCCAAGGATTATGGCTTGCCGGAACCTGACGAAACCGGCACCACCTTCGAGGAGAACGCCTACATCAAGGCGCTGGCCGCCGCAAAGGCGACCGGCCTGCCAGCGCTGTCGGACGATTCCGGCCTGTGCGTCGACGCGCTCGACGGCGCGCCCGGCGTCTACACCGCCAACTGGGCCGAAACCCCTGAGGGAACGCGCGATTTCGCCATGGCCATGCAGCGCACGGAAGTGGCATTGCAGGAAGTCGGCGCGGCCGAGCCGTCGCGGCGAACGGGCCGCTTCGTCGCCGTCATTTGTCTGGCCTTTCCTGATGGCGAGGCGGAATATTATCGCGGCGAGGTGGAAGGCACGCTGGTCTGGCCGCCGCGCGGCGGGCTCGGCTTCGGCTATGATCCGGTGTTCCTGCCCGATGGCTTCGAAAAGACCTTTGGCGAGATGAGCGCCGAGGAAAAACACGGCTGGAAGCCCGGCCAGGCGACCGCTTTGTCACACCGCGCCCGCGCTTTCCAGAAATTCGCCCGCGCCAGGCTGGGCGCGCAATGA
- the hemW gene encoding radical SAM family heme chaperone HemW produces MIGTGMSMALDRTPGFGVYVHWPFCAAKCPYCDFNSHVRHQPVDQERFADAFEAELATMRQRTGSREVTSIFLGGGTPSLMKPETVARVLDAVAKNWTVPDGIEVTLEANPSSVEAERFRGYRAAGVNRVSLGVQALNDKDLRFLGRLHNVEEALHAIGLAREIFPRLSFDLIYARPGQTPEAWASELEQAIGHAADHLSLYQLTIEEGTPFYALHAAKKFIIPDNDHAADLYALTQEITTAHGLPAYEISNHARPGAESRHNLTYWRYGEYVGVGPGAHGRFVENGHRVVTIAEKMPETWANLVEAKGHGVTGGEILTRSEEADEFLLMGLRLAEGIDLSRYEAFSGRGLSSARLSVLQGEGLVAPIGNARLRATPAGMIVLDAVVADLAR; encoded by the coding sequence ATGATTGGGACCGGCATGAGCATGGCGCTCGACCGGACGCCCGGTTTCGGCGTTTATGTCCACTGGCCGTTCTGCGCGGCCAAATGCCCGTATTGCGACTTCAACAGCCATGTCCGCCACCAGCCGGTGGACCAGGAGCGCTTTGCCGACGCATTCGAGGCGGAACTGGCAACGATGCGCCAGCGCACCGGCTCGCGCGAGGTGACCAGCATCTTCCTCGGCGGTGGCACGCCGTCGCTGATGAAACCCGAAACGGTGGCCAGGGTTCTGGACGCGGTGGCGAAGAACTGGACGGTGCCGGATGGCATCGAGGTGACGCTGGAAGCCAATCCGTCCTCGGTCGAGGCCGAGCGGTTCCGCGGCTATCGCGCGGCCGGCGTCAATCGCGTCTCGCTCGGCGTGCAGGCGCTGAACGACAAGGATTTGCGTTTCCTCGGCCGCCTGCACAATGTCGAGGAAGCGCTGCATGCGATCGGCCTGGCGCGCGAGATCTTTCCGCGCCTGTCCTTCGACCTGATCTATGCCCGGCCCGGCCAGACACCTGAGGCTTGGGCATCCGAGCTCGAACAGGCGATCGGCCATGCCGCCGACCATCTGTCGCTCTATCAATTGACCATCGAGGAAGGCACGCCGTTCTATGCGCTGCATGCGGCGAAGAAATTCATCATTCCCGACAACGACCATGCCGCCGATCTCTACGCATTGACGCAGGAGATCACCACGGCGCATGGCTTGCCGGCCTACGAGATTTCCAACCACGCCCGGCCGGGCGCCGAAAGCCGGCACAATCTGACCTACTGGCGCTACGGCGAATATGTCGGCGTCGGCCCCGGCGCGCATGGCCGCTTCGTCGAGAATGGCCATCGGGTGGTGACCATCGCCGAAAAGATGCCGGAGACCTGGGCCAATCTGGTCGAGGCCAAGGGCCATGGCGTCACCGGCGGCGAGATCCTGACGCGCTCGGAAGAGGCCGACGAATTCCTGCTGATGGGGCTGAGGCTGGCCGAGGGCATCGACCTGTCGCGCTACGAGGCTTTTTCCGGACGCGGCCTGTCGAGCGCGCGGCTGTCGGTGCTGCAGGGCGAAGGGCTGGTGGCGCCGATCGGCAATGCCCGCCTGCGCGCCACGCCGGCCGGCATGATCGTGCTGGATGCCGTGGTGGCGGATCTGGCGCGGTAG
- a CDS encoding low molecular weight protein tyrosine phosphatase family protein codes for MKNVLFVCSQNRLRSPTAEQVFSKRRDIEVESAGTNHDAHTPLTHELVAWADIIFVMEKAHRAKLQKKFKSSLKKARVICLDIPDNYEFMDPELVRILEGKVPRYLG; via the coding sequence GTGAAGAACGTCCTCTTCGTCTGCAGCCAAAATCGCCTGCGCAGCCCAACCGCCGAGCAGGTGTTTTCCAAGCGCAGGGATATCGAGGTTGAGTCGGCAGGCACCAATCATGATGCCCATACGCCGCTGACGCATGAACTCGTCGCCTGGGCCGATATCATCTTCGTCATGGAAAAGGCGCACCGCGCCAAGTTGCAGAAGAAATTCAAGTCCAGCCTGAAGAAGGCCAGGGTCATCTGCCTCGACATCCCGGACAACTATGAATTCATGGATCCGGAGCTGGTGCGGATTCTGGAGGGCAAGGTGCCGCGGTATCTCGGCTGA
- the rsmI gene encoding 16S rRNA (cytidine(1402)-2'-O)-methyltransferase — MIGETGKRSYVVGQTEIAARPLEPALYLVATPIGNLADITLRALETLAGADIVACEDTRVSRVLLDRYGIRRRTTAYHEHNAGEAGSKLIAALENGQSVALISDAGTPLVSDPGYRLVGEALDHGIRVVPIPGPSAPLAALTASGLPSDAFLFAGFLPVKTGQRLARLEALKAVPATLIFFESPRRLAESLGAMAEALGGERKAAIGRELTKTFEEMRIGTLRVLADHYAAADTPKGEIVVCVGAAEAKADEPEDIDRLLLSLAAEMPASKAAAEAAKMTGGQKQVLYRRLLELRDVHADG; from the coding sequence TTGATTGGCGAGACGGGCAAGCGCAGCTATGTGGTCGGGCAGACCGAGATCGCGGCCCGTCCGCTCGAGCCGGCGCTCTATCTGGTGGCGACGCCGATCGGCAACCTCGCAGACATCACGTTGCGCGCGCTGGAGACGCTGGCCGGTGCCGACATCGTCGCTTGCGAGGACACGCGGGTGTCGCGTGTGCTGCTCGACCGGTACGGCATTCGCCGGCGCACCACCGCCTATCACGAGCACAATGCCGGCGAGGCCGGGTCGAAGCTGATCGCGGCCCTTGAGAACGGCCAGAGCGTTGCGCTGATTTCCGACGCCGGCACGCCGCTCGTCTCCGATCCCGGTTACCGGCTGGTCGGCGAGGCGCTCGACCACGGCATCCGCGTCGTGCCGATCCCCGGCCCGTCGGCGCCGCTTGCGGCACTCACGGCGTCGGGCTTGCCATCGGATGCCTTCCTGTTCGCCGGTTTCCTGCCGGTCAAGACCGGGCAGCGGCTGGCGCGGCTGGAGGCGCTGAAGGCGGTGCCGGCGACGTTGATCTTCTTCGAATCGCCGCGCCGGCTGGCCGAGTCTCTCGGCGCCATGGCCGAAGCCCTTGGCGGCGAACGCAAAGCCGCGATCGGCCGTGAATTGACCAAGACTTTCGAGGAAATGCGCATCGGCACGCTCAGGGTGTTGGCCGATCACTACGCGGCGGCCGACACGCCGAAAGGCGAGATCGTCGTCTGCGTCGGCGCCGCCGAGGCCAAGGCCGACGAGCCCGAGGACATCGACCGCCTGCTGCTCTCGCTCGCCGCCGAAATGCCAGCCTCAAAGGCCGCGGCGGAAGCCGCGAAGATGACCGGCGGCCAGAAACAGGTGCTCTACCGGCGGCTGCTGGAGCTTAGGGATGTCCACGCTGATGGCTGA
- a CDS encoding YraN family protein produces the protein MAERPSASRQKAYRRGHRGEWLAAIALIMKGYRILARRHRTRFGEIDLIARRGDLVLFVEVKARRTLMEAMEAIGHESERRIEAAADIWLSRQFDYGKLSMRFDMVAVLPWRWPVHVENAFYGRN, from the coding sequence ATGGCTGAGCGCCCGAGCGCCAGCCGCCAGAAAGCCTATCGGCGCGGCCATCGCGGCGAATGGCTGGCCGCGATTGCGTTGATCATGAAGGGCTACAGGATCCTGGCGCGCCGCCACCGTACCCGCTTCGGCGAGATCGACCTGATCGCGCGGCGTGGCGACCTGGTGCTGTTCGTCGAAGTCAAGGCGCGCCGCACGCTGATGGAAGCCATGGAGGCGATCGGCCACGAATCCGAGCGCCGCATCGAGGCGGCGGCCGACATCTGGCTGTCGCGCCAATTCGATTATGGGAAGCTGTCGATGCGCTTCGACATGGTCGCGGTGCTGCCTTGGCGCTGGCCGGTGCATGTCGAGAACGCGTTTTATGGGCGGAACTGA
- a CDS encoding undecaprenyl-diphosphate phosphatase, translating into MESQTVVEALLLGLLEGLTEFIPVSSTGHLLLAGHFLGFQSTGKAFEILIQLGAILAILSVYFRRLWQMLLDLPHDRLTRHFVIGILIAFLPAAIIGALAHDFIKTVLFESPRLICIMLIIGGVILLAVDRMNLKPVYRDVERFPTRLYLQIGLFQCLSLIPGTSRSGSTIVGALLLGVDKRAAAEFSFFLAIPTMVGAFAFDLFKNRNVLSSADLPIIAIGFVAAFVTALFVVRFLLDYVSRNGYSLFGWWRLVVGIVGLVALMIWG; encoded by the coding sequence ATGGAAAGCCAGACCGTCGTCGAAGCCCTGCTGCTCGGCCTGCTGGAGGGGCTGACCGAGTTCATTCCGGTGTCCTCGACAGGCCATCTCCTGCTTGCGGGCCATTTCCTTGGCTTCCAGTCGACCGGCAAGGCCTTCGAGATCCTCATCCAGCTCGGCGCCATCCTGGCCATCCTCAGCGTCTATTTCCGGCGGCTGTGGCAAATGCTGCTCGACCTGCCGCATGACCGGCTGACGCGGCATTTCGTCATCGGCATCCTCATCGCCTTCCTGCCGGCGGCGATCATCGGCGCGCTGGCGCATGACTTCATCAAGACGGTGCTGTTCGAATCGCCCAGGCTGATCTGCATCATGCTGATCATCGGCGGCGTCATCCTTTTGGCCGTCGACCGCATGAACCTCAAACCGGTCTATCGCGACGTCGAACGCTTCCCGACCCGGCTTTATCTGCAGATCGGCCTGTTCCAGTGCCTGTCGCTGATCCCCGGCACGTCGCGCTCGGGCTCGACCATCGTCGGCGCGCTGCTCCTGGGCGTCGACAAGCGCGCGGCCGCGGAATTCTCCTTCTTCCTCGCCATCCCGACCATGGTCGGCGCCTTCGCCTTCGACCTGTTCAAGAACCGCAACGTGCTGTCGTCAGCCGACTTGCCGATCATCGCCATCGGCTTCGTGGCCGCCTTCGTCACGGCGCTGTTCGTGGTCCGCTTCCTGCTCGATTACGTCTCGCGCAACGGTTACTCGCTGTTCGGCTGGTGGCGGCTGGTTGTCGGTATTGTCGGGCTGGTGGCGTTGATGATCTGGGGGTGA
- a CDS encoding glutathione S-transferase family protein has translation MLTLFHHPMFATCRFVRLAFGEYGEELALIEEKPWTRRKEFLALNPAGTLPILLAEGDVPIVGATVISEYLDETRGVLKRDKRLFAEDPMQRAEIRRLIDWYLNKAESEITRHLVRERVLKPIMPETAGGGSPDSGAIRAARANIRQHMKYTNWLAGTRHWLAGGRVTYADLAAAATLSVLDYLGEIDWREHAAAREWYTRVKSRPSFRPLLTDRVRGLSPVSHYADLDF, from the coding sequence ATGCTGACGCTTTTCCACCATCCCATGTTCGCCACCTGCCGCTTCGTCCGCCTCGCCTTCGGCGAGTATGGCGAGGAATTGGCGCTGATCGAGGAAAAGCCGTGGACGCGGCGCAAGGAGTTTTTGGCGCTTAACCCGGCCGGCACGCTGCCGATCCTGCTGGCCGAAGGCGACGTGCCGATCGTCGGCGCGACGGTGATCTCGGAATATCTCGACGAGACGCGCGGCGTGCTCAAGCGCGACAAGCGGCTGTTCGCCGAGGACCCGATGCAGCGCGCCGAAATCCGCCGGCTGATCGACTGGTACTTGAACAAGGCCGAAAGCGAGATCACACGGCATCTGGTGCGCGAACGCGTGCTGAAGCCGATCATGCCGGAAACGGCGGGCGGCGGGTCGCCGGATTCGGGCGCGATCCGTGCGGCGCGCGCCAACATCCGCCAGCACATGAAATACACCAACTGGCTGGCCGGCACCCGCCATTGGCTGGCCGGTGGCCGGGTCACCTATGCCGATCTCGCGGCGGCCGCGACGCTTTCGGTGCTCGACTATCTCGGCGAGATCGACTGGCGCGAACACGCCGCGGCGCGCGAATGGTATACGCGGGTGAAGTCGCGGCCCTCCTTCCGGCCGCTGTTGACCGACCGTGTGCGCGGCCTGTCGCCGGTGTCGCATTATGCGGACCTCGATTTCTAG
- the queG gene encoding tRNA epoxyqueuosine(34) reductase QueG, with the protein MRTSISRKEPLRALIDREAHRAGFDAVAVTTPNAIPLAPARLAEFVANGFHGSMGWIAETLQRRSEPSTLWPEVRSIVVLAMNYGPDLDPRDVLAKRDRGAISVYARNRDYHEVMKGRLKEIAAKIVARAGGDVKVFVDTAPVMEKPLAEAAGLGWQGKHTNLVSREHGSWLFLGTIFTTAELAPDRAEIDHCGSCRACLDACPTNAFPAPYRLDARRCISYLTIENKGPIPHEFREAIGNRIYGCDDCLAACPWNKFARAASEAKLAARDDLREPPLSELLELDDAAFRVVFSGSPIKRIGRDRFVRNVLIAAGNSGEAALADPVRALLGDLSPLVRGAAIWALARLVSEAEYSQRAATGLKTESDGAVRDEWRLARPDRTQA; encoded by the coding sequence ATGCGGACCTCGATTTCTAGGAAAGAACCCCTGCGCGCGCTGATCGACCGCGAGGCGCATCGCGCCGGCTTCGATGCCGTCGCGGTCACCACCCCAAATGCCATCCCGCTGGCACCGGCGCGGCTGGCCGAATTCGTCGCGAACGGTTTTCACGGCTCGATGGGCTGGATCGCCGAGACTTTGCAACGGCGCAGCGAGCCTTCGACGCTTTGGCCCGAAGTGCGCTCGATCGTCGTGCTGGCGATGAATTACGGCCCCGACCTTGATCCGCGCGACGTGCTGGCCAAGCGCGACCGCGGCGCCATCTCCGTCTATGCCAGGAACCGCGACTATCACGAGGTGATGAAGGGCCGGCTGAAGGAGATCGCCGCCAAGATCGTGGCGCGCGCCGGCGGCGACGTGAAGGTCTTCGTCGACACCGCACCGGTCATGGAAAAGCCGCTGGCTGAGGCCGCTGGGCTCGGCTGGCAAGGCAAGCATACCAACCTGGTCAGCCGCGAACACGGCTCCTGGCTGTTCCTCGGCACCATCTTCACCACGGCCGAACTCGCACCGGACCGGGCCGAGATCGACCACTGCGGCTCCTGCCGCGCCTGCCTGGATGCCTGCCCGACCAACGCCTTCCCCGCGCCCTACCGGCTCGATGCGCGGCGCTGCATCTCCTACCTCACCATCGAGAACAAGGGGCCGATCCCGCATGAATTCCGCGAGGCGATCGGCAACCGCATCTATGGCTGCGACGATTGCCTCGCGGCATGCCCGTGGAACAAGTTCGCCCGCGCGGCTTCGGAGGCCAAGCTCGCCGCACGCGATGATCTGCGCGAGCCGCCGCTCTCCGAACTGCTCGAACTGGACGACGCGGCCTTCCGCGTCGTCTTCTCGGGCTCGCCGATAAAGCGCATCGGCCGCGACCGTTTTGTCCGCAACGTGCTGATCGCCGCCGGCAATTCCGGCGAGGCCGCACTTGCCGACCCCGTGCGCGCACTGCTCGGCGATCTTTCGCCCCTGGTGCGGGGCGCGGCAATTTGGGCGCTGGCGCGGCTTGTGTCCGAGGCCGAGTATTCGCAGCGGGCCGCGACCGGCCTAAAGACCGAAAGCGATGGCGCCGTGCGCGACGAATGGCGTCTGGCGCGGCCGGACAGGACGCAGGCATGA